The Lepus europaeus isolate LE1 chromosome 21, mLepTim1.pri, whole genome shotgun sequence genome has a window encoding:
- the ZSCAN10 gene encoding LOW QUALITY PROTEIN: zinc finger and SCAN domain-containing protein 10 (The sequence of the model RefSeq protein was modified relative to this genomic sequence to represent the inferred CDS: substituted 1 base at 1 genomic stop codon), protein MLAEPVPAAQEREQLGAVKLEEEEVGQEDPRRTEARPRPEVAHQLFRCFQYQEDMGPRASLGRLRELCSHWLRPALHTKKQILELLVLEQFLSVLPPHLLHRLQGQQLRDGEEVVLLLEGIPGEASHAGPLDFSFSAGKNCPRTDIPSGGQGDLSQAPGHSPKKEVPSEEPAAFALPSEPALAPPGPTKPADLGEWSRATSSRQPASPAPQWTLQVSPDSXPQGSALWTEQNSRDQELAAVLESLTFEDVQEKKAEPAHPLGFGGTTTDKDEFKKEDPSGAAWPPATEADSKAPEPPAQSPGPGPEASCPGAGGSPSSSGEVLEATAPGAAPSSDEQLQFPCTECGVSFRQLSRLKAHQLRSHPQARSYVCLCCGKSFGRSSILKLHMRTHTDERPHACHLCTHRFRQSSHLTKHLLTHSSEPAFLCAECGQGFQRRSSLVQHLLAHTQDQKPACTPEAKTKVPELTVILCTHCGQSFQHRSSLKRHLRIHARGKDHRCSEPSSSLSPKTKSRPYVCGDCGKAFRRSEHLVTHQRLHTGERPFSCEACGRSFTQSSQLVSHQRVHTGEKPHICAQCGKSFVRRAGLARHLLTHGGLRPHHCAQCGKSFMQTQDLARHLRSHTGEKPCRCSQCGEGFSQSAHLARHQRIHTGEKPHACDTCGHRFRNSSNLARHRRSHTGERPYSCPTCGRSFRRNAHLQRHLATHAGSGHEAEAPQECPECGKTFSRSCNLLRHLLVHTGARPYPCSQCGRSFSRNSHLLRHLRTHTRETLY, encoded by the exons ATGCTCGCAGAGCCAGTTCCAGCTGCCCAGGAGCGGGAGCAGCTGGGCGCCGTcaagctggaggaggaggaagtggggcagGAGGATCCCCGGCGGACAGAGGCCAGGCCCCGGCCCGAGGTGGCCCACCAGCTCTTCAGATGCTTCCAGTACCAGGAGGACATGGGGCCGCGGGCATCCCTGGGCCGGCTgcgggagctgtgcagccacTGGCTGCGGCCAGCTCTGCACACCAAGAAGCAGATCCTGGAGCTGCTGGTGCTGGAGCAGTTCCTGAGCGTGCTGCCCCCACACCTGCtgcaccgcctgcagggccagcagctcCGCGACGGCGAGGAGGTGGTGCTGCTGCTGGAGGGCATCCCTGGGGAGGCCAGCCACGCGGGGCCTCTG GATTTCAGTTTCAGTGCTGGCAAAAATTGTCCCCGCACAGACATCCCCTCGGGGGGGCAGGGGGACCTCTCCCAGGCCCCCGGCCACAGCCCCAAAAAGGAAGTGCCCTCCGAAGAGCCCGCAGCCTTCGCTCTGCCCAGTGAACCGGCTCTGGCCCCGCCAGGGCCCACCAAGCCTGCTGACCTGGGAGAGTGGAGCCGGGCCACAAGTTCAAGGCAGCCAGCTAGCCCAGCTCCCCAGTGGACGCTCCAGGTCTCGCCCGACAGCT AGCCCCAGGGCTCTGCACTGTGGACGGAGCAGAATTCCCGGGATCAGGAGCTGGCAGCCGTGCTG GAGTCCTTGACCTTTGAGGATGTCCAGGAGAAAAAGGCTGAGCCTGCGCACCCTCTGG GATTCGGAGGCACAACCACGGACAAGGATGAGTTTAAAAAGGAGGATCCCAGCGGGGCggcctggccccctgccaccGAAGCAGATTCCAAGGCCCCAGAGCCGCCCGCACAGTCGCCGGGGCCAGGCCCGGAGGCGAGCTGCCCGGGTGCAGGGGGGTCCCCTTCCAGCAGTGGCGAAGTTTTGGAGGCTACTGCGCCAGGGGCCGCCCCCTCCTCAGATGAACAGCTGCAGTTCCCATGCACCGAGTGCGGGGTAAGCTTCCGGCAGCTGTCCCGACTGAAGGCGCACCAGCTCCGCTCTCACCCGCAGGCGCGCTCCTACgtgtgcctgtgctgtggcaagagctttggCCGCAGCTCCATCCTCAAGCTGCACATGCGCACTCACACGGACGAGCGGCCGCACGCCTGCCACCTCTGCACCCACCGCTTCCGCCAGAGCTCGCACCTGACCAAACACCTGCTAACGCACTCCTCCGAGCCCGCCTTCCTGTGTGCCGAGTGCGGCCAGGGCTTCCAGCGTCGCAGCAGCCTGGTGCAGCACCTGCTGGCGCACACCCAGGACCAGAAGCCCGCGTGCACCCCGGAGGCCAAGACAAAAGTGCCGGAGCTGACCGTCATCCTGTGCACCCACTGTGGCCAGAGCTTCCAGCACCGCTCCAGCCTCAAGCGCCACCTGCGCATCCACGCCAGGGGCAAGGACCACCGGTGCTCCGAGCCCTCTAGCAGCCTCAGCCCGAAAACCAAGAGCAGGCCCTACGTGTGCGGGGACTGCGGCAAAGCCTTCCGGCGCAGCGAGCACCTGGTGACCCACCAGCGCCTGCACACAGGGGAGCGGCCCTTCTCGTGTGAGGCCTGCGGCCGCAGCTTCACACAGAGCTCCCAGCTGGTCAGCCACCAGCGTGTGCACACCGGTGAGAAGCCCCATATTTGCGCGCAGTGCGGCAAAAGCTTCGTGCGGCGGGCCGGGCTCGCCCGCCACCTGCTGACGCACGGCGGCCTGCGGCCCCACCACTGCGCTCAGTGTGGCAAGAGCTTCATGCAGACGCAGGACCTGGCCCGCCACCTGCGCAGCCACACGGGCGAGAAGCCctgccgctgcagccagtgtggcGAGGGCTTCAGCCAGAGCGCGCACCTGGCGCGCCACCAGCGCATCCACACCGGGGAGAAGCCGCATGCCTGCGACACGTGCGGCCACCGCTTCCGCAACAGCTCCAACCTGGCCCGCCACCGCCGCAGCCACACCGGGGAGCGGCCCTACAGCTGCCCGACGTGTGGCCGCAGCTTCCGGCGCAACGCCCATTTGCAGCGGCACCTGGCCACGCACGCGGGGTCGGGCCACGAGGCTGAGGCCCCCCAGGAGTGCCCGGAGTGTGGCAAGACCTTCAGCCGCAGCtgcaacctgctgcgccacctgCTCGTGCACACCGGCGCCAGGCCCTACCCCTGCTCCCAGTGTGGCCGCAGCTTCAGCCGCAACTCGCACCTGCTGCGCCACCTGCGGACCCACACCCGGGAGACGCTGTACTAG